CTTTTGTTGTCATGTTTTCTACCTTCGCAATGCAATCGATTTCACATGCTGTGAAAAAATGGGGATTAATATTTGGAAAGAGTCGTTTTGTTTCTTTGACAAGAGAGACATAATATTCAAGGGGCAAATCTGCATTTAATCCACCTTGTAAAAGCACAGTTGTGAGTCCTTGATTGGATGCAAAGGCGACATCTTCCATCACCTCTTCGACAGATTTGGTATAGGCATCTGTAGCATTTTTATTTCTGTAAAACGCGCAAAAAGTGCAACAAGCATCGCAGACATTGGTATAATTGGGATTAGTATCAAGAACAAAAGTGACACGTTTTTTTGGGTTTTTTATATTGCGCACATCTTGCGCTTTTTCTTGGAGCATACTTAAGGGAGCATTTTCAAAAAGAGTCAGACCTTCTTCAAAAGAGATTCTTTGCATTAGTCCAGTGTAATTGTTTTTCTTGATTTTGTATATAATGTCAAACTGACGTTACGCGATAAATCCAACCTATGGGAAGGCTGCAAGGAATGATCTACATCGTATGACTCCTTGCTCAACTCTCATGGAGTTGTACTTCGTCGTAATGCTTGTATCTCTTGCCCTTAGCTCTTCCCCTAAATTGGATTTATCACGTAACGTCAGTAAAAAAGCATTGCTTTTCTACATTGATCGCGATAATATGAGGAAAATATCAGAAAAGAGCCTAAGATGAAATCTCAAGAAACGCTTTTTGATACGCAAGCAGACAAAATTAAGAATGCATCGCATGAGTATGCCGCCTTTTTCCAAAAAATCGCAGAAGTGGACAATCCGGTAGAAAAAATTGAAAAAACGCTTGTGTTTATGAAAGAGTGCTTGAAAGAAGATGGAAGTTTTAATCGGCAAAGTTTTTGGAAGGCAAAGTTATTGTGCATCGAGCTGTTTAAAGAGTCCATTGATAAAGCCAAACGTTATCAGCTTTGGAAAGAGTTTATCGAATTGATCCGTCAGGGAAGAGTTGCTGAAAAGCTCCTTTCACAAAACACGCAATTTTTATACGAGCAGATTTTAAAAGCAGTCGAGTTATTAGAAAAAGAGAGCAAACAAGAACCCAAACAAAGTCCAAAGGATTTGACAGAAAAATGCATTCCTTATTTAAAAAGCGAACTGATTGGGCTTGAAAAAAATCAAGCTTTTTATGAGTTTTATCATACACTTGTGTTGCGTTATCGTGATTTGAAAAACGAGCTTGTTGCATCCCAAATGCACTATCGAGAAAAAAAGCAGCTTTTTGAGCGTTTAGATCCCATTGCGCATGTTCTATTTACATCTCGCAAAGAATACATTACACGTATATCCGATTCATTTGAAAAAGTAGTTGTCAATTTTTGCAACGCTGCTTTTGATGGGACAAAGACTCTAGCTCCCATCTATGTGTTGAAAGAACAAGTGAAGTTACTGCAAAATTTGGCCAAAGAACTGGGATTAAATTCCACAGCATTTAAAGCTACAAGACTGAAGCTCTCAGAGCTTTGGGGCAAACTTAAAGATTTTGAAAAAGAGCGCAAAAAAGAGTCTGTTGAAAAAAGAAGATATTCAAAGCAAAACTTAAATATTGTAGAGCAAAAGATTGAAGAGTTGAAAAAAGTCGCACAAGCCAAACACTACGATTTAGAAGCGATTGAAAGAGAAGAAAATACCATCATTCGTTATGCTCGTACCTTAGAAATGGAAAGAGAAGATCGCCTTTCTGTAAAAGAAAAGCTTCAAGAGTTAAAGCGCCCTTTTATTGAAATCCAGTCGCATCAAATTGAAAAACAAAAGCTAGAAGAACAGAAGCAAACCCACGCTCTTCAAAAGGTCTATTTTGACCTAGAACAAGATGCTGAAAAGCTGATCGCACAAAATGGTGATTTGTCGTTTGATGTATTAGATACGCGCTTAAGAGAATTTAATCAAAAGATGTCTAAAGCACATTTGGATTTTTCTCAAAAACAGACGCTTGATAAAAAGCTTTCGATTCTAAAAGCCATTTATCATGAAAAGAAGGAAAAGGCCATTCTTGAGCAAATCAAAGAAGGAGAGACACCAGAAACTCTAAGAGCTTTAAAAGTGCACCTAGAAGACAAGCGTATGCTTTTCAAAAAAGAGTATGAGAATCTCAAAAAAGAACTCAAAAACTGCGGCCTTGATGTAGAAAAATCTGTCCAAATCCAAGAAAGTATCCAAACCACCAAAGAATCCCTTGAAAAAGTCAATGCTCAACTACAGGAAACAGACCTCAAGCTGAATGCTCTTATGGAATAAAATTATAGAAGATTGGATTAGATTTTGAATCCTTTTGAGTTTTCCTCAAATTAAAAATTTAACATGACAAAAAATGGGAAGAACTAGACGTCAAACAAGTTTCGTGTTAAACTCATCCTTTAAAAAAAAGTGTACTGTTATGCAATCAAAAGCAATGTTAGAGGCAATTGTAGAGGCGATTTTCAATAAAAAAGGATTGAATGTACTTGCCCTTGATGTCAAGCATTTGACCCCCATGTCAGATTATGTTGTCCTTGCTGAAGGAACTGTCGATCGGCATATTGAAGCGATTAAGAATGGAATTATTGATGAATTGCGAAAGCATAAGGAAAAACCTCTTTATGTCGAAGGTGATGGAAAGAGTGGATGGATTATTGTGGATTTTGTCGATGTTGTGGTGCATTTGCTTCTAAGAGATGTCAGAGAACTTTATAAAATCGAACAGCTGTATAAAGATGCACATATTGTAGACGTATATGAAGAGGTGGAAAATGGATAAAAAACGCATTGTTGTGACAGGCATTGGAATCGTCTCTTGTTTTGGAAATGATGTCGAAGTTTTTTATGACACGTTATTGAGTGGAACAAGTGGTGTGCGTTTGATTGATACCTTTGATGTATCTGAATATCCTACCAAGATAGCAGCTTCTATTCATGGATTTGAAGTGGGCGATTACATGGATCCAAAAAGTGCAAGACGCATGGATCGATGCATCCATTACGCAATGGTTGCTGGAAAAAAAGCATACAAACAAGCCAAGCTCGATGAAGCTACATTGGATTTGGAAAAATGTGGTATTTTGATCGGATCTGGTATGGGGGGAATGCACTCTTTTCAAGAGGGTGTGGAAGTGTTAAAAGAGAGAGGCTATCGGCGCTTATCTCCATTTTTTATCCCTCAAATCATTACGAATATGTCAGGTGCACTTTTGGCCATCGACTTGGAATTCATGGGACCCAATTATTCCGTTACCACAGCCTGTGCGACCTCTTCCTATGCCATT
This genomic stretch from Chlamydiota bacterium harbors:
- the rsfS gene encoding Ribosomal silencing factor RsfS; the encoded protein is MQSKAMLEAIVEAIFNKKGLNVLALDVKHLTPMSDYVVLAEGTVDRHIEAIKNGIIDELRKHKEKPLYVEGDGKSGWIIVDFVDVVVHLLLRDVRELYKIEQLYKDAHIVDVYEEVENG